The Polaribacter sp. KT25b genome contains the following window.
GGAACAGCAATTGGTAAAAAAGGTCTTTTAATACTTTTTGCTAATATTTTAGAAAAAGATGTATTTGTTTGATGTTCTGGCGCAACAGCATTATATATTCCGGTTAAATTGTCTTCAACAGCCTTTATATACATTTCGCATAAATCATCAATATGAATCCAAGGTAAAAATTGTTTACCAGAACCTAAAGGTGATATAATTGGAGTTTTCATTTTATCTAAAGCTCCGCCTTTATCAGATAATACAATTCCTGTTCTAAAAATAGTTACAGGAATGTCTTTTGCTAAAAAGTGATGCGCAGCATTTTCCCATTTTTGGCAAACTTCACTTAAAAAATCATTTCCAGGTTTGTCTGTTTCAGTGTAAATTTTATTCGAAGTTATGGCACCGTAATAACCAACTCCAGAAGCAGAAATAAATCCTTTTAAAGCTATGCTAAGTTCGTTTATTTTATCAAAAAGTAAATTGGCAGAGTTTACTCTACTATCAATAATTATTTGTTTTCTTTCTGTAGTCCAACGTTTATCAGCAATTCCTGCACCAGCTAAATGAATGATATAATCTGCATTTAAAAGTGCTTTTTCATCAATATAATTTGTAGAAATATCCCATTTAAACTCATTTTTGTTTTTAGGACTTCTACTTAAAATTACAACTTGATGATTTTTATCAATCAGTAATTTTGATAATCTTTTGCCGACTAAACCTGTGCCACCTGTAATAATTACTTTTGCCATATTGTAAAGATAATTATTTTTTGTTTAATGTTTTGTAGATTTAATAAAACAAATCTATGTTAAGATATATTAAAGCAATGTTAATCTTTATTTTTGATGCATTTAAAGCTGTATTTTTATCCTCGATGAAAAATAATAGTAAGAGAAAAGGTTTTGTTTTTAAAACTTATGAGGCAGAAAATCAATCGCCTTTCGAGAAATTATTCGAAATCTTTAAGGAATTAATTACACATACTTCTGGCGATTTTGATGAGGCTATCGATTGGTTGCGCTCTTTAGATAAAGAATATAAATTGACAGATGAAAATTATACAATTGATGATTTTATAGAAGATTTAAAAAAGAAAGGGTATATAAAAGAAGAAATAAAAGGAGATGGAACCGGTGGAACAAAAATCACTCCAAAAACAGAACGTGCTATTCGTCAGCAAGCGTTGAATCATATTTTTGGAAAAATAAAAAGAAGTGGCGCAGGAAATCATAAAAGTAAATCTCCAGGAATAGGGGATGAACATACAGGAGATTTTAGAAATTATCAATTTGGTGATGCTTTAGATAAAGTTTCTATGACAGAAAGTATTAGAAACGCTCAAATTAACAACGGGATTGATAATTTTAATTTAACCGAAAGTGATTTAGTGGTTGAAGAAACCTTACATAAAAGCCAAATGAGTACGGTGTTAATGATTGATATCAGTCATTCTATGATTTTATATGGAGAAGATAGAATTACACCTGCCAAAAAAGTGGCCATGGCTTTAGCAGAACTAATTACTACACGTTATCCAA
Protein-coding sequences here:
- a CDS encoding TIGR01777 family oxidoreductase, producing MAKVIITGGTGLVGKRLSKLLIDKNHQVVILSRSPKNKNEFKWDISTNYIDEKALLNADYIIHLAGAGIADKRWTTERKQIIIDSRVNSANLLFDKINELSIALKGFISASGVGYYGAITSNKIYTETDKPGNDFLSEVCQKWENAAHHFLAKDIPVTIFRTGIVLSDKGGALDKMKTPIISPLGSGKQFLPWIHIDDLCEMYIKAVEDNLTGIYNAVAPEHQTNTSFSKILAKSIKRPFLPIAVPDFLLKLIFGKMAIILLEGSKVSAKKIEKNGYSFRFKTLKKALNNL
- a CDS encoding VWA domain-containing protein; translation: MKNNSKRKGFVFKTYEAENQSPFEKLFEIFKELITHTSGDFDEAIDWLRSLDKEYKLTDENYTIDDFIEDLKKKGYIKEEIKGDGTGGTKITPKTERAIRQQALNHIFGKIKRSGAGNHKSKSPGIGDEHTGDFRNYQFGDALDKVSMTESIRNAQINNGIDNFNLTESDLVVEETLHKSQMSTVLMIDISHSMILYGEDRITPAKKVAMALAELITTRYPKDTLDIIVFGNDAWAIKIKDLPYLQVGPYHTNTVAGLQLAMDLLRRKRNTNKQIFMITDGKPSCLRLPDGQYYKNSNGLDKYIVNKCYAMAQQARKLHIPITTFMIAQDPYLMQFVRAFTKANQGKAFYTGLKGLGEMIFEDYETNRKKRIR